In Lacrimispora indolis DSM 755, a genomic segment contains:
- a CDS encoding branched-chain amino acid ABC transporter permease, with translation MQVFVQLLITGVAMGFIYALVGIEYTLIWNATGLLNFSHDKFILFGAYMFAGTYVLGLGFPPVLAILFTVLTMFLLGIVSAFVIFNPLSRLSTNLFAVIGTVILGRIMIESVRLIWGPLPFTLDNFLRGSIHFGSVVVSKSHLVIIVVCSLITASLQVFFKATKTGKAMRCVSENKTAASLMGINVPMNIAFTVGLSAIICATIGILVIPIFNVELQMSSMIGLKGFASGVIGGFGYLPGAIAGGILLGVVEIFGSMLIPSVYKDCLSFVLLIIFLLIKPSGILGNKR, from the coding sequence ATGCAAGTATTTGTACAGCTGCTCATTACCGGAGTTGCTATGGGTTTTATCTATGCTCTGGTAGGTATTGAGTACACTCTTATCTGGAATGCAACAGGACTGTTGAATTTCAGCCATGATAAGTTTATCCTGTTTGGAGCTTATATGTTTGCCGGTACCTATGTGCTGGGTCTTGGGTTTCCGCCGGTATTGGCGATTCTTTTTACTGTCCTTACCATGTTTTTGCTTGGTATTGTCAGCGCATTTGTAATTTTCAATCCCCTAAGCAGGCTTTCCACCAATTTATTTGCTGTAATCGGAACCGTGATTCTTGGCAGGATCATGATCGAGTCGGTCCGCCTGATCTGGGGCCCTCTTCCCTTTACCCTGGACAATTTTTTAAGAGGATCCATTCACTTTGGTTCCGTGGTTGTCTCAAAATCCCATCTGGTGATTATTGTGGTCTGTTCCCTGATTACCGCCAGTTTGCAGGTTTTCTTTAAAGCGACCAAAACCGGAAAAGCCATGCGCTGTGTATCGGAAAATAAGACGGCGGCCTCCTTAATGGGGATCAATGTGCCCATGAACATCGCCTTTACCGTTGGTTTATCAGCAATTATCTGTGCCACCATCGGAATTCTGGTAATTCCCATATTCAATGTGGAGCTGCAGATGTCCTCCATGATCGGCTTAAAAGGATTTGCCTCCGGCGTCATCGGCGGTTTTGGTTACCTTCCCGGAGCCATTGCAGGCGGTATTCTTCTGGGTGTGGTCGAAATTTTTGGAAGCATGCTGATTCCGTCTGTTTATAAAGACTGCCTGTCATTTGTACTGTTGATTATATTCCTGCTGATTAAACCATCAGGGATCCTGGGAAATAAACGTTAA
- a CDS encoding branched-chain amino acid ABC transporter permease has translation MKINKSASLIAVAAIVLAAVLPMFISNNYHLNLMIQVLINIIIVVGLNFITGLTGQMNLGTAGIFSMGAYTSSLLATRLGINPWICLTAAIGMGVLIGMGLGYPSLRVSGVYLALTTIGFSEIVRILMTNLTGLTGGALGVTGIPAFSILGHKFQTNKEIYYLYLIIAVILIFNAYRIVNSKWGRAFLAVKDNPDAVEAGGVNIASIKILAFTLAAIYATVAGSLYAHYIGFINPSAYNLEYSINYVVMLVIGGIGSVPGNVLGAILVTLVPEFLRFMENYYWLVFSIITLLFVIFMPNGIVSLFRGKKRTERAGKGERVNGR, from the coding sequence ATGAAAATCAATAAATCGGCATCATTGATTGCAGTGGCTGCAATTGTTCTGGCGGCAGTTCTGCCCATGTTTATTTCCAATAACTATCATCTGAATCTGATGATCCAGGTGCTGATCAATATCATCATCGTTGTGGGCCTTAATTTCATAACCGGTCTTACCGGTCAGATGAATCTGGGAACAGCCGGTATCTTCTCCATGGGAGCATATACGTCTTCCCTGCTGGCTACGAGGCTTGGGATCAATCCATGGATCTGCCTGACAGCGGCCATCGGCATGGGAGTTTTAATCGGAATGGGTCTGGGCTATCCTTCCTTAAGGGTGTCCGGAGTATACTTAGCCCTTACTACCATTGGCTTTTCGGAAATCGTCCGCATCCTGATGACCAATTTAACAGGTCTGACCGGAGGCGCATTGGGGGTAACGGGAATTCCGGCCTTTTCCATCCTGGGACACAAATTTCAGACAAATAAAGAGATTTATTATCTCTACCTCATCATAGCAGTGATTCTTATCTTCAACGCATACAGGATCGTCAATTCCAAATGGGGACGCGCGTTCCTGGCAGTTAAGGATAATCCTGATGCTGTGGAAGCAGGAGGCGTCAACATTGCGTCCATTAAAATCCTGGCATTTACTCTTGCTGCCATCTACGCCACTGTTGCGGGCAGTCTTTATGCCCACTACATTGGATTCATCAATCCAAGTGCATATAACCTGGAATATTCTATCAACTACGTTGTCATGCTGGTCATCGGAGGAATCGGTTCTGTGCCGGGCAATGTTCTGGGTGCAATCCTGGTGACTCTTGTACCGGAATTTTTAAGATTCATGGAAAATTACTACTGGCTGGTATTTTCCATCATCACGCTGCTGTTTGTCATCTTTATGCCAAATGGAATCGTTTCGTTATTCAGAGGAAAGAAGAGAACGGAAAGAGCAGGGAAAGGAGAGCGGGTAAATGGCAGATAA